DNA from Fusarium musae strain F31 chromosome 7, whole genome shotgun sequence:
TTGCAGAGAGGCGCTTAGGCGGTTTGCCGACGCCGTTGGGGACACGCTTGGGGCCCTGTTGCTTTGGCACCCTCTTGGCAGCAGCCCGGCGCTGCTTGGGTCGAGGTACCCCGATGAGCTCAGGAGCGAGACTCTCATCAGGGACGTTATTGACGACCATGTCTGGGACAAGAGGGGCTGGAGGAGCCGTCGTCTGAGACTCTATGCCTCCAGTCACAACAGGAGGGACAGGAATGGGCAGAGCAAGGCCGTGGGAGTGGGAAGGGGATGAGGGAGGGAGGGTGGGAAGGGGAGGACCCCAGAGACTTTGATCCTCTGGACTCTCATCCAATGAGTCAGGACCTTGCACCGCTTGCTCAGCCTGCTGTGCTTCGTACAGGCTAGTGTCCTGCTCCGCATTCGCCACTTCATTTACCTCCGGAAGATCGTTGAGCAAATGGTACCACTCATTTTCGATCTCAcgctcagaagaagagaaaggtgtGGGTGTCGACATCTTGTTTAAGTTGTAGTAGGCTTG
Protein-coding regions in this window:
- a CDS encoding hypothetical protein (EggNog:ENOG41) gives rise to the protein MSTPTPFSSSEREIENEWYHLLNDLPEVNEVANAEQDTSLYEAQQAEQAVQGPDSLDESPEDQSLWGPPLPTLPPSSPSHSHGLALPIPVPPVVTGGIESQTTAPPAPLVPDMVVNNVPDESLAPELIGVPRPKQRRAAAKRVPKQQGPKRVPNGVGKPPKRLSANQQQRQWDRERMAELRQQRDFQAAAEAAAMMASGTAATQPGQLYGQNQFS